The following are encoded in a window of Glandiceps talaboti chromosome 5, keGlaTala1.1, whole genome shotgun sequence genomic DNA:
- the LOC144435126 gene encoding protein Tob1-like yields the protein MKVEIQVALNFVISYLYNKLPRRRVDIFADELEKGLIKRFEGHWYPKKPFKGSGYRCLRISGQKLDPVFQVAATRSGLNLDEIRNNLPDELSVWIDPSEVSYRIGEKGAVKVLYVEDKDDTLNSLDQSITEVKSTFNPEADSFRPIDALSSSLSSMSLSPTSPVPPGFKSPSPTTSMFGKVSPNVDKTHPVTFDAATFAQTKFGSTKMKTASKKINLQRLSPTEFTNYMKQRSALNGMYAQRPRSLSPNAKEFVYPQPKLDNVGVWGGDGLSLQPTNLGYDILPNANNNNDAAKALFEGLNFNVPYTGQYNNQQSLVVAN from the coding sequence ATGAAAGTGGAAATACAGGTTGCGTTGAACTTCGTGATCTCGTACCTTTACAACAAGTTACCCCGTAGACGGGTTGACATCTTTGCTGATGAACTAGAGAAAGGCCTGATTAAGAGATTTGAAGGTCACTGGTATCCCAAGAAACCATTCAAGGGATCAGGGTATCGCTGTCTGCGCATCAGTGGGCAAAAGTTGGATCCTGTGTTCCAGGTAGCTGCTACACGCAGTGGCCTCAACCTGGATGAAATACGTAACAACCTACCAGATGAGCTAAGTGTCTGGATTGATCCATCTGAGGTGTCATATCGCATCGGTGAAAAGGGTGCAGTTAAAGTACTATATGTTGAAGACAAGGACGACACTTTGAATAGCTTGGACCAGTCAATAACAGAAGTGAAGAGTACCTTCAACCCAGAAGCTGACTCCTTCAGACCAATTGATGCGCTGTCATCATCCCTGAGCAGTATGAGTCTCTCGCCAACCTCTCCTGTCCCACCTGGATTCAAATCACCTTCACCTACTACCAGCATGTTTGGAAAAGTTAGTCCAAACGTTGACAAGACCCATCCTGTCACCTTTGACGCAGCCACCTTTGCGCAAACCAAGTTTGGTTCTACTAAGATGAAAACTGCCTCTAAGAAGATCAACCTGCAGCGACTGTCACCAACAGAATTTACAAACTACATGAAACAGCGTTCAGCATTAAATGGTATGTATGCTCAGAGACCGCGATCTCTGTCCCCAAATGCTAAAGAGTTTGTGTATCCTCAGCCAAAATTGGATAACGTTGGTGTTTGGGGTGGAGATGGGCTCTCTCTGCAGCCAACCAACTTAGGTTATGACATTCTGCCAAATgctaacaacaacaatgatgcTGCCAAAGCATTATTTGAAGGCTTAAATTTCAACGTGCCATACACTGGCCAATACAATAACCAACAGTCTTTGGTTGTAGCAAACTGA